A genome region from Natranaeroarchaeum sulfidigenes includes the following:
- the cas4 gene encoding CRISPR-associated protein Cas4, with product MTDNLINVADLNQFSYCPRRYWYLHFYDTQGRNYERIEGKTKHENQATRGDWVNELYLESEELGLKGKIDILDLDGNQVVPVERKRAESGDYYKSDEMQLAGYCMLLEDHLDQPVCQGAIYLYETDQRMHIPITESHREDVHKQIETMQSMSVDSIPPLTDNPKKCEACSAREYCMPEETAMLEPEKAHGTGWEEEI from the coding sequence ATGACTGATAACTTGATCAATGTCGCTGATCTCAACCAGTTTTCATACTGTCCACGGCGGTACTGGTATCTCCATTTCTATGATACCCAGGGCAGAAACTACGAGCGAATCGAGGGGAAAACAAAGCACGAAAACCAGGCAACCCGAGGCGATTGGGTCAACGAACTCTACCTCGAATCCGAAGAGCTTGGTCTCAAAGGAAAGATAGATATTCTCGATCTGGACGGTAATCAAGTCGTTCCGGTTGAACGAAAGCGAGCGGAGAGTGGAGACTACTACAAAAGTGATGAGATGCAGTTGGCGGGCTACTGTATGCTACTTGAAGATCATTTAGATCAGCCCGTTTGTCAAGGGGCGATCTACCTCTACGAAACTGACCAACGAATGCATATTCCGATAACGGAATCCCACCGGGAGGATGTCCACAAACAGATCGAAACAATGCAATCGATGTCCGTCGACTCCATCCCACCACTCACGGACAACCCAAAGAAGTGCGAAGCCTGCTCGGCGCGAGAGTACTGTATGCCGGAGGAAACTGCGATGCTCGAACCAGAGAAGGCACACGGAACAGGCTGGGAGGAGGAAATATGA
- the cas2 gene encoding CRISPR-associated endonuclease Cas2: MRLAIAYDVSSDSNRRRVYRTLQRYGAWRQYSVFEVDVSKTERVELEDELESHIEPSDGDRIRIYRLCEACQNNTTDLGSDPPDEQSNVL, translated from the coding sequence ATGCGTCTGGCAATTGCCTATGATGTGAGTTCGGACTCGAACCGTAGGCGTGTGTACCGAACGCTCCAGCGGTACGGAGCTTGGCGGCAGTACAGCGTTTTCGAGGTCGATGTAAGCAAAACAGAGCGTGTCGAGCTGGAAGACGAGCTTGAATCACATATTGAGCCATCAGATGGAGATCGGATTCGCATCTACCGTCTATGTGAAGCTTGTCAAAACAACACGACCGACCTCGGGTCCGATCCGCCTGATGAGCAATCGAATGTGCTCTAA
- a CDS encoding HNH endonuclease has translation MMKNTNESFPTNVRLEVFDGDGYRCRICGEEWVEKGGTARLEAHHIEDDPDGIEYHHPDNGTTLCEVCHHYITTRMPDDLPFQTDTVQEELKLFTYDFEIISTLSRRGPASVQEIMADIDDNKSNMATRERLWHLMGHHRRIDRLTHPLVDQSADTGEWGLPHQINRTARGEFPNDTGKLIKRFEDELVRRLLNYGIDRSKIAADMGVHERTTHYMQKRALAYRLPLGDDSSDQDLDKQSVGAKFQTLTSFLTDSETAQEGKSEQREDEVTTNAGEVTVGKSELSEMISQLETLITHLRVERSPDTSIPDQPAAAAEESD, from the coding sequence ATGATGAAGAATACAAACGAATCATTTCCAACCAATGTCCGGTTAGAAGTGTTTGACGGCGACGGCTACCGCTGCCGAATATGTGGCGAAGAGTGGGTGGAGAAGGGTGGTACCGCGCGACTCGAAGCACACCATATCGAGGATGATCCTGATGGAATTGAGTATCACCATCCCGACAACGGGACGACTCTGTGTGAGGTGTGTCATCATTACATAACGACCCGGATGCCTGATGATCTTCCGTTCCAGACGGACACGGTACAAGAGGAGCTAAAACTCTTCACGTACGATTTCGAGATCATCAGCACTCTCTCACGCCGCGGTCCGGCCTCAGTACAGGAGATCATGGCAGATATCGACGACAATAAGTCGAATATGGCGACCCGGGAGCGACTCTGGCATCTCATGGGTCACCATCGACGAATCGACCGACTCACTCATCCCTTGGTGGACCAAAGTGCCGATACCGGCGAGTGGGGGCTACCTCATCAAATCAATCGGACAGCACGCGGTGAATTTCCGAACGATACGGGCAAACTCATCAAACGGTTCGAAGATGAACTCGTCCGTCGCCTCCTGAACTACGGGATTGACCGTTCGAAAATCGCGGCTGACATGGGTGTCCACGAACGCACCACTCACTACATGCAGAAGCGCGCGCTCGCGTACAGACTTCCACTTGGTGATGATTCATCTGACCAAGACCTCGACAAACAATCAGTCGGTGCGAAATTTCAGACCTTGACATCGTTTCTGACAGACTCTGAAACCGCTCAGGAAGGGAAATCAGAACAGAGAGAGGACGAAGTGACTACAAACGCCGGTGAGGTTACTGTTGGTAAATCGGAACTCTCTGAGATGATCTCCCAACTCGAAACCCTGATAACTCACCTGAGAGTGGAGCGTTCACCGGATACCTCAATACCTGATCAACCGGCGGCTGCTGCGGAAGAATCTGACTGA
- a CDS encoding type IV toxin-antitoxin system AbiEi family antitoxin domain-containing protein codes for MVNESYEPSPAEEEIMDLLQEGRNAGEPWGYTTPAHVREHIGIEEGNESFHLRQLTSAGWIEKVSRGFYRFVEDPREV; via the coding sequence ATGGTCAACGAGAGTTACGAACCCTCACCCGCCGAAGAGGAGATTATGGATCTCCTGCAAGAAGGCCGCAATGCTGGGGAACCCTGGGGATACACCACGCCAGCACACGTGCGAGAGCATATCGGAATCGAAGAGGGCAACGAGAGTTTTCACCTACGACAACTCACCAGTGCGGGGTGGATTGAGAAGGTCTCCCGGGGATTTTATCGTTTCGTTGAGGATCCACGAGAAGTATAG
- the cas1 gene encoding CRISPR-associated endonuclease Cas1, producing MKATEGMFDESVVYVTQQGTQVGTEGGRITVWDVDGDEGELASFPTEKLDTINVFGGVNFSTPFVAEANRHGIILNYFTQNGKYRGSFVPEKNTIAEVRRAQYDLDTSAEVDIAASMIAAKIRNSRTLLSRKGVYGTDVLKDLGLKATTVATKDDLRGVEGEASERYFSRLDETITDGWTFEKRTKRPPEDHINSLLSLTYVFMKNEVLSALRQFNLDPFLGVLHADRHGRPSLALDLQEEFRPIFCDAFVTRLVNRGVITHDEFTKDNHLADEAFKTYCSKFDDFMQEEFTHPYFEYTVTRRKAVRQQAILLRKAITGELDEYHALTFSK from the coding sequence ATGAAAGCCACCGAAGGGATGTTCGATGAGTCAGTTGTCTACGTCACCCAACAGGGTACCCAAGTCGGAACCGAGGGCGGACGGATCACTGTCTGGGATGTCGATGGCGACGAGGGGGAACTCGCCTCTTTCCCGACTGAAAAGCTGGATACGATCAACGTCTTCGGCGGGGTGAACTTCTCGACGCCGTTTGTTGCCGAAGCCAATCGTCACGGGATTATCCTGAACTATTTCACCCAAAACGGAAAGTACCGTGGGAGCTTCGTGCCCGAAAAGAACACCATCGCTGAGGTTCGCCGGGCCCAGTACGATCTCGATACATCAGCCGAAGTCGATATCGCCGCATCGATGATCGCCGCCAAAATTCGCAATTCTCGGACACTCCTCTCCCGCAAGGGCGTTTACGGGACAGATGTCCTCAAAGATCTCGGATTAAAGGCAACTACAGTAGCAACGAAAGACGATCTACGTGGCGTTGAAGGTGAAGCCAGCGAACGATACTTTAGCCGACTAGACGAGACGATCACCGATGGCTGGACATTCGAAAAGCGGACGAAACGACCACCGGAAGATCATATCAACTCGTTACTGTCACTGACCTACGTATTCATGAAAAACGAAGTTCTCAGCGCGTTGCGTCAGTTCAACCTCGATCCGTTTTTGGGTGTGTTGCACGCCGATCGACACGGTCGTCCCTCGCTTGCACTCGATTTACAGGAGGAGTTCAGGCCAATCTTCTGTGATGCGTTCGTTACTCGGCTTGTCAATCGGGGAGTCATCACCCACGACGAATTTACCAAAGACAACCATCTGGCGGACGAAGCATTCAAAACGTACTGCTCGAAGTTTGACGATTTCATGCAAGAGGAGTTCACCCATCCATACTTCGAATACACCGTCACGCGTCGGAAGGCCGTACGACAACAAGCGATCCTGTTGCGGAAAGCGATTACTGGTGAGCTAGACGAATATCACGCGCTGACGTTTTCAAAGTAA